A stretch of Argiope bruennichi chromosome 10, qqArgBrue1.1, whole genome shotgun sequence DNA encodes these proteins:
- the LOC129989099 gene encoding ATP-binding cassette sub-family E member 1-like — protein MATQDKLTRIAIVNNDKCKPKRCKQECKKSCPVVRMGKLCIEVTPNDKIATISEELCIGCGICVKKCPFEAISIINLPSNLEKDTTHRYSQNSFKLHRLPTPRPGEVLGLVGTNGIGKSTALKILAGKLKPNLGRFQDPPDWTEILAHFRGSELQNYFTKILEDDLKAIIKPQYVDQIPKAVQGSVQQLLDKKDELKNQNLICQMLDLGNVRERQVQELSGGELQRFACAIVCIQKADIFMFDEPSSYLDVKQRLKAAEAIRYLIHPDKYIIVVEHDLSVLDYLSDFICCLYGVPGAYGVVTMPFSVREGINIFLDGFVPTENLRFRDVSLVFKVSETASEEEIKRMCRYEYPKMYKTLGSFKMSVEPGTFTDSEIIVMLGENGTGKTTFIRMMAGKLQPDGGGNVPPLNISYKPQKISPKSQGTVRQLLHEKVRDAYIHPQFIADVMKPLQIDNIIDQEVRNLSGGELQRVALVLCLGKPADVYLIDEPSAYLDSEQRLVAAKVIKRFILHAKKTGFVVEHDFIMATYLADRVIVFEGKPSVETLANTPQTLLAGMNKFLELLNITFRRDPNNYRPRINKLNSVKDTEQKKGGNYFFLED, from the coding sequence ATGGCAACTCAAGATAAGCTAACAAGAATTGCCATTGTTAATAATGACAAATGTAAACCAAAAAGATGTAAACAAGAATGTAAGAAGTCTTGTCCTGTTGTTCGTATGGGTAAACTATGTATCGAAGTGACGCCAAATGATAAGATCGCTACCATTTCGGAAGAGTTATGCATTGGATGTGGTATTTGTGTCAAGAAATGTCCATTTGAAGCCATCTCAATTATTAATCTTCCAAGTAATTTAGAAAAAGATACAACTCACAGGTACagtcaaaattcttttaaactccACAGGCTGCCTACACCCCGACCTGGTGAAGTATTAGGATTGGTTGGAACTAACGGTATTGGAAAATCTACTGCTCTGAAAATTTTAGCTGGTAAATTAAAACCTAATCTTGGTAGATTTCAAGATCCTCCAGACTGGACAGAAATATTGGCCCATTTTCGAGGATCTGAATTGCAAAACTATTTCACTAAGATTTTAGAGGATGACCTCAAGGCTATTATTAAGCCTCAATATGTAGATCAAATTCCAAAAGCAGTTCAAGGTTCAGTGCAGCAATTACTGGATAAAAAGGATGAATtgaagaatcaaaatttgatttgtcAAATGTTGGACTTGGGAAATGTACGAGAACGACAAGTTCAAGAATTATCTGGTGGAGAATTGCAGCGTTTTGCATGTGCTATTGTTTGTATCCAGAAAGCTGACATATTTATGTTTGATGAGCCTTCCAGCTACTTAGATGTCAAGCAGCGTCTTAAAGCTGCCGAAGCAATTCGTTATTTGATCCATCCTGATAAATACATAATTGTTGTGGAGCACGATTTATCTGTTTTAGATTATTTATCTGATTTCATTTGTTGTTTGTATGGTGTCCCTGGTGCTTATGGTGTTGTCACTATGCCTTTTTCAGTAAGAGAAGGgatcaatatttttcttgatgGTTTTGTACCAACCGAAAATTTACGTTTTCGAGATGTGTCTTTAGTTTTTAAGGTTTCTGAAACAGCTTCTGAAGAAGAGATCAAAAGGATGTGTCGTTATGAATATCCTAAAATGTACAAAACCTTAGGTAGTTTCAAAATGTCTGTAGAACCTGGAACTTTTACAGACTCTGAAATTATTGTAATGTTGGGAGAAAATGGAACAGGTAAAACTACTTTCATCAGAATGATGGCTGGAAAATTGCAACCAGATGGTGGTGGAAATGTTCCACCTTTGAATATTAGCTACAAACCTCAAAAGATATCTCCCAAGAGTCAAGGAACAGTGAGACAATTATTGCATGAAAAAGTTCGTGATGCTTACATTCATCCTCAGTTTATTGCTGATGTGATGAAGCCATTGCAGATTGACAACATCATTGATCAAGAAGTAAGGAACTTGTCTGGAGGTGAATTGCAACGAGTTGCTTTAGTGCTTTGTTTGGGTAAGCCAGCTGATGTATACCTTATTGATGAACCTTCAGCTTACTTGGATTCCGAGCAACGTTTGGTCGCAGCTAAAGTCATCAAGCGTTTTATTCTTCATGCCAAGAAGACTGGTTTTGTCGTAGAGCACGATTTCATCATGGCAACTTACCTTGCTGATCGAGTTATTGTATTTGAAGGTAAGCCTTCTGTGGAGACATTAGCAAATACACCTCAGACATTATTGGCTGGCATGAACAAATTCCTTGAGCTCCTGAACATTACATTCCGAAGGGATCCAAATAATTATCGACCACGTATCAATAAATTGAATTCTGTCAAAGATACTGAGCAAAAGAAAGGAGGaaactatttctttttagaaGATTAA